DNA from Cygnus atratus isolate AKBS03 ecotype Queensland, Australia chromosome 31, CAtr_DNAZoo_HiC_assembly, whole genome shotgun sequence:
gcacagaatcacagaatcatagaatatcccgagttggaagggacccacaaggatcagcgagtccagctcctggctccacagaggTCTTACCCCCACATTCCTACCATACGACAAGGAGCACATTCCAAAGGCTTCTTGCACTCCAGagctcttttccctctgctggctgtgccGGGCAGATGGCACAGGGGTGTGAGGACAGGCTCTACCTCACCGACACCGCAGCCTCGGCACCGCGTTGGGTCCGCCCTGCCTGCCCatgcctgcttctctcccttgcCCAGcgtggcagctgctggtgcctaATTCTGACAGGGAGTGCTGTGCACGGAGGgtgaggcaggaggaggtgctccctgctctctctgccAGACACCGGTGGTCTGTGAGCTGATTTCCTCTCTCAGGGTGGGGAATAGAGAAGACACACACGGAATCACACGGCCAAACACCCCTCACTCAACAGAGGGATCCCCTTCCCTGGAACCCTCCTCCAAGCACATGCCTCTGTTGGCACCTCTGTGTACCACTGCTCTGGAGCAGAGGTGGCCCattgggagctgctgggcagaggcatCTGCTGTGTACAGGACACtcagccagcacagagcagggctccaGAAAGGGAAATAGACACGAGGTCCTCTTGGAAAAAGGGAATGTAAGGCTTTAATTGGGAATTTATTGAATTTTGCTCACAGACTTTACTCATAACACtctatctttcctttttttttttttttttttttttttgtcatatggCAGTGTCCATGACCAAAGACAGGaaatgcccaacagcagctctgtgagcgagttcctcctgctggcattcgcacACAcacgggagctgcagctcctgcacttcgggctcttcctgggcatctacctggctgccctcctgggcaacggcctcatcctcagCGCCGTAGCCTGtgaccaccgcctccacacccccatgtacttcttcctcctcaacctcgccctcctcgacctgggatccatctccaccactctgcccaaagccatggccaatgccctctgggacaccagggccatctcctatcaagggtgtgctgcacaggtctttctgtttgtatttttgatgtCAGCAGAGTATTCCCTTCTCACCATCATGTCTTAcgaccgctacgttgccatcagcaagcccctgcactatgGGAAcctcgtgggcagcagagcttgtgcccagatggcagcagctgcgtggggcagtggctttctcaatgctgtcctgcacacggccactacattttccctgcccctctgccaaggcaatgctgtggaccagttcttctgtgaaatcccccagatcctcaagctctcctgctcagatgcctacctcagggaagttggggCGCTTGTGTTTAGTGTTTCTTTAgcatttggttgttttgttttcattgtggtgtcctatgtgcagatcttcagggcagtgctgaggatgccctctgagcagggccggcacaaagccttttccacgtgcctccctcacctggccatCGTCTCCCTCTTTATCAGCACTATCATggttgcctacctgaagcccccctccatctcttccccatccctggacctGGTGGTGTCATTTTTGTActcggtggtgcctccagcagtgaaccccctcatttacagcatgaggaacaaggACCTGAAAGCCACACTGAAGAAACTGATTCTAGTTGTAGTATTTACTTAGTAAGGAACTGTCTATCTCTCTTTTCTAGTTTAACTCAAGTTAATCTCAGGCAACTTGTGACCCTTATGTACAGcgtttgtcctggtttcagtgaggacagagttaatttccctcctagtagctggcagggtgctatgttttggattaggatgagaagaacgctgataacatgctgatgttttaattgttgcagagcagtgcttacactaagccaaggacttttcagcttctcgctctgtcctgctagcgagcaggctgggggtgcagcaggagctgggaggggacagacccaggacagctgactcaACCTGGCCacaggggtattccataccatctggcatcatgctgaacaatatataggggtggctagccggggtggggggccggctgctcggggataggctgggcattggtcaatgggtggtgagcaattgcattgtgcatcacttgttcgtacatattattattattattattattattattattattatcctttattattattatcctttattattattatcctttattattattattattattattattattattattatttttatttcctgtcccAATAAACCCTTTCtatttatctcaacccacaagttttcatttctttctaattctctccccccatcctagagagggagggggaagggtgagcGAACCTCTACAATGATTTCGTAGAGGTAAGAGGCTTCAGGTAATGTTGATGCTGCTTTAACACTGAATTAAAACATTGATGTAAGGCCTTTATCCAATTTTAAAGAGTAACCTAAATCCCTAAACCTAAATGCTACTCCAACACCCTGACAGGAATCCACTAGTCTAATGCCTGAAGCCACGAAGCAAAACTCAGCCCATAGCCCATTCCCTTGCCTTTACTCTTGTGCTCACCCTAATCCCTACCTTCAACACCAGCATTAAAATCCTCTATTAAACCTAGACTTCTCGGCAGACgtagaaaaaaaactattccaCAAAGCTTGCCCATAACCTAACCACAGACCTGACACCCTAAGCTGAACAACATATTTGCTAAATTTCTAACCCAGAAAAGTGAGCCCTA
Protein-coding regions in this window:
- the LOC118261309 gene encoding olfactory receptor 14C36-like, whose protein sequence is MSKRSSITEFLLLAFADTRELQLLHFGLFLGIYLAALLGNGLILTAVACDHRLHTPMDFFLLNLALLDLGCISTTLPKAMANALWDTRAISYQGCAAQVFLFVFLMSAEYSLLTIMSYDRYVAISKPLHYGNLVGSRACAQMAAAAWGSGFLNAVLHTATTFSLPLCQGNAVDQFFCEIPQILKLSCSDAYLREVGALVFSVSLAFGCFVFIVVSYVQIFRAVLRMPSEQGRHKAFSTCLPHLAIVSLFISTIMVAYLKPPSISSPSLDLVVSFLYSVVPPAVNPLIYSMRNKDLKATLKKLILVVVFT